AAGGCCTTGACACAGTTCCCTGTAAGACAGGGGAAACTTGAAAGTGCTGTGTCAGGGGACTGATGAACTTAACTTACCTTTTATAGAAAACATGGGTTCGCAACGatcaattattttttggttAGTCTGACATTTTCTAAGGCTCATTTCATATCAGGCGAAAGTCGAATTTCAGCGTCACGtctaagtttttattttaatacgtaatattattacaaacaaactaGGGGCTAAACTACCCGACCGAGAATCAGTTGCCAACTTTACTAACCGCTTATGGGCATCGGTTGTGTATGCAACTTTGGTTTGATTGCCGGGTTTGGTTTCTTCTTCTAACCCATGGTTGTCTCAATGCTAAGCAAggactttgagtccaccacgctggccaagtgcgtgttgaTTTGGtttaagaaaatcttatttGGACAAATGTTTTGCACGCCTATTTGATTCATAGCCGTGACGCGACGCTCCGACTTGGTCTATATATGAATTGAGCTTTACCATAAGCGCTTTAAACTTGTACTTACCAGTTGGCTTCTACTGAAGTGAGGAACCTTTACCGCGGTCAGTCCACTGATGGGTGGTAATCAATAGTAATTGTGTCTAGGTAATTGGTATTTGTATCCTGGTACCATCGGAAATAGCATATGTATAAATACAgaacttacaaaaaaaaaagagaaaattaGTTGACCTaagatcattaaaatattaaagttataggatgagataatatttcaaaacagtatcaaaaaatataaccGTTAACTATAAAAACAACTACATTACTAAAAGAATCATGCAAATCTGTCAAGCTGTTTAAAAGAAAACCACACACcccaaaattttataaaacatatcaaCTTTACCTGGTTTCCGTAATATTTTTTCAGCTGTCTTTTCAGTAAGAAGTGGTCCCATTCTCCAAATATCTTGATAAAGCGGTCGTGGTGAAACTAGCACTGGTATCGTTATGATCATCGGTCTCAATTTTTGGTACGGCGTCGTCAATTTTACTGATAGCCATTCTAAAAACATACATTGAACTGTAGaatttgtaaaaagtatttcgGATTCttcttattgttataaattatttttaatgacttatttaactaaaaaattgAGAAATGCACAACATTTTTCTAATTCATTGCCTattcaaaatgatttaaattatttataaaaatgaaaagtattcaggagataatgaaaataaatgatggATATTGCATCGGtccattttcttataaataaaaaacataataatataatgtgcCACTAATATGCTACAagagacataataatatacgaaaATTTATAAAgcgtattttttcatatgagcTGCTTAGTGACgatagactttaaaatatttttgagtcaAGTTGACAGCGTTTAACTTGGTACATGCCCAAAACATTGTACAAAAGCAAGAAACTGGATTAAAACAAAGTATTAGATCGCACAACAGTACAATCTTGCCGCGTCGTCCTTGAGCAGCTAATATGAAACACAATGTACCTTTAACCTTCTATCAGATTTGCACCAAAGCAATACTAATTTCACTTTTGAGTAACAGAATGTGCTTAAAGAAGAAATTGAAGGATTGCATGCATATTAGTAGCACATTTGATAAAGTAAAAGTACAGTACAAACCCTAGCAGAAGAGTTACCAGGAGACTTACTAAATGGgtacttttttaatttcttcgTCTGCCGGTTCCCTACAATGTTCAATCCTAGTAGTATTGCCGACTTGATATTTAGCCATGATTGCTCAAAGGCATCCTAAAAATCATAcagtatgttttaaatacataggGTAAGTAATATTTCcctatataaatagttttgtatacgagtgacattaaaaaaacaccTTAACTATCTCccctaaatatttttcaatatccCATACTACTTATACAAAATAGAAGATGGCAAACGGTACTTATACTCAAAACATTGATACTCATTTCAGAATGGGCACATATGAAAATAAGCCATACCAGACGTGTTATAAAGCAAACGAAGGACGTAATAGGAAGAAGAAATCTAAAGTCTACAATGGAGTCTACAAAATATGTCCAAAAAACGGAGGTTACAACACATAGAAGGAAACGtcacacaaaaaatactttcactAGGTActacagatattttataaaataaatgttccaGCTTACCTGGATAATCCAAGTCCAAATCACTCCGAGcacaagttaaataaatattacagcaAAATATCAAATACAAACTATCAGTTGAAAAATTCATTGCTCATGACACAACCAATCTGTTTAGAAGACTCTCTTCAATGGAGATACTTATACCCGAGAAAGTGTTCACAAAGGAAattaactataaacaaaattaatttgtaatacaaCGTGAGCGATTTAAAAACATGCAGAGATCTCCACggtaatgataatataataaccTTCATTGTAACAAAAGAGGCCCAGAGGATGATCGTCAGAGTTATcgaaaatataatgtaaactcaatcagcgcccctagtgggtGTTGAAAGAACTAATTTTCGCTAAgtcattttatatgtcaaattgTCGATAGGAACGCGATAGAGTAGTACCAACTTTAGCTTCACTATTGATGGACCAAATAAACAAAAgtcttttacttttataaaacggTTAGGACTTACGTCTTTTCACTTTTAAGCATAATGTCGGAgtattttagatattaaatgAGATGTCTAGTAAAAAAAGAGCAGTGGCCAAAACTTTACACACTTAGGAAGTTTTGATGAAGTATCAGTTGTCCTCATTAAAACTCATCAAAGCTTTTAAAGAAGCCTAGAACATCCCAAAAAAGGCAAGTCTTTGGTTGCTGCTTTGAAATATAGAAGACTTGAAACAAAGCGTTGAGGAGATTTAACCTAATGCCAGCTATCAAAgcacatttttaaatatgtcttAATTCAGTATTGAACTAAGTACCAGTCTAATCAAAACtttcaaaaacgttttttttagtatataaatGCTGtcataatgacgtcacaagtacAGCGTTTTCTTCAGTGATAATTTGTTAGAATAATTTGGAGTTTGTTTGGAGTTTGAGTTtgaacattacaaaaaaaaaattacgtagcTGAAGCATTTATGATGAGTAATTTATctacaaaagtatttaattgttaataaattcAGTAAATACCCTATGACCATTTTGAAAACATTGTCAGATTTTTGTTAGTTTGATGATTATTGCcgaaaaccaaataaaaacatacactttacacttgaataaaaattgatattttcttttttagtaaCTGAATTTTAGTTCCACAAAATTGTCTTAAGGTAAGCACGTAAATACGTCCACCACATCGAAGTAAGTTCCGTGTTCAAACCTCACGTAGTGCTACTAAACCCACTACAGCAGACCACAGAACTAGCATTAACTAAGTTCGTGAGGAGTACCCTGTATATAGTATGGAAACTTGTAATTATATGTAGTTCTATATTTAGTTTCTTGGTTCCAGAAACTTTGAACAAAAGGCCCTTTAACTATTCTACGATTCAAAGAACAATTCTACAAAATTAATAgttgacaaataaatacaaacctaAAATCATCCTTTTTATTCGTccttataggggtaggcaaagaccaaattTCCCATGCCTCCGTACAAACTTTTAACGACATTTTAGTTCGCCCCAAAAGATGAATTTGTgagtgtgttttgttttttttgtctcTCTATCCCGTTATCAGCTCAGCCGATTTGTTTGGAATTTGACAGGAGGACAAACTAAATCCTAGAAAAGGACATGAGCAACTTAACAATAATGTGAAATCTTAAATTTTTTAAGCCGGCGTAAATCTGTAACTttggagtaaaaaataaatgaaagttaatataaaaatacaacaaacttAACTTGAAATTCAaaccattttattaaataaaaataacaatgtaaaatcGTATCCAGTATTATAAGCGTCAATTCCTGTATGTGTCATAGTCTgtcatatttatacaaacagcAATGGTCCGAAGAACTTGCTGTCGGCTAGATGAGTGCGTAAGGTCGTTGAACCTTCTAACTGAGGTGCTTCTGTTGACActggaaagaaaaatatattttgatctcCGTCGTTTACTGTAGAAGTACATTCCTGTAGTGAAATGGGAGAAAaaaccagtagcgcgattttataCAGATAGTAATATTGAATATCGtaagttagacatttaaaatgttcttataAGTTAGTGCCTCCAGGCACCCACTAGAAgcgttatacatacatatttttacataaagttTTTCGATAGCTAGATGGTGGTCAGTCAATAGATGCAGAAAATCGCGCTAATGATTTGGTgctggataaaaaatattaaatgtcttAATAATCTCTTATCACTTCTTAAATCTGCCGTAATTTCTTTCTCATCAATGTAGCTAATTTTAAATCATACTAATTTCCGGAAAAAAATTCacgtgaataatatttattgcattttgttTCAAAACGAAACACAAGCTAcaagaagccatataaatagaACGTTGCCAAACTTAGTTGGAGGTACTTTGTCATCTTGTTGCGTAACTTACGACCTCTTGCTCCCTCGGGTATCATATATTTTTCCGGGATGAAAGGTCGACTAAGTCCTCAGTGGTATCTTGGAAACAAATCCGGCTAATGATCGAACTTCAAACGtttcatttatttgtggatTTTCTGAAGCTGATTTCATGTCAAAGGTACCAATAATATCGTAAAAATAGTGTGTTTAAAAGACCTGCTTATAAGATGTGACTAAGACGTAAGCTTGGagagaaaataaacaaaatttaatgaagAGGAAATGATGctgtaaaattaataacacaAGATTGTTTGCTATTGATCATCCTGTGCCTGAATGAAATGCGTTTATGTGATGACAGGGACGTTGCAATGACAATGATTGGATGTCGTTAAATTTTCGATTGCTCGTCAATATCCAAATTACTTTAAGAATCGCTGTTGGTAAAATATCGAGTACGTTTAAGTCCACAACCCGCACTGGGTTAGCATGATAGACTCAACCCTGACTTTTGCCgcgtgtagtgggttcgaatcgaatgtatctatataagtatgtatttagaagtatataagtaagtttatcagttatttggttatagtacaagctctccttagtttggaatcaaatgaccgtgtgtgagttgtctaataatatttatttatttattttccgtcATTCTGGGAGGGTACCCTTACATAGCAGTAACGTTTTAGATTTATATGCCTACAGAATTGAATTAACAAGAATTTCTTACGTCTGTTAACAGCGAACTGTGGCTTCTGCATATGTCTCCAGCTGTCAATATTGCTGAACCTCGGCGCTAGTAACAGTGGCAGCTCCAGCTTCTTGCCAGCTGGCAGTGGCGTCTCCGCACGCAACACTTCCTCTGTCGTGGTCGTGGATGTTATCATTGTTTCTGCTGATGTTGCTCTCGTTGATTTACGTTCTgaggaaaaaataattgataagtgatttgattttgatgagAATAAAACCTACTTTAACCATAATGATTTgtctttttgtttaaaacttaacACCATGTTCATTATACAGTTCTCTATTTATGTTTCAACTTCAAATTTCTAACTTTCTTTTCACGCTTTCTTTACGCGGCTATCCGACTCAACTAACTATAAACTTTTTTGTATCTTCTTTTGATTTACATGTTTTAGATATTTAACAATGTtcatgttattaatattgtccTGTATTGCAACCCATTCTCCGTAAGTTAGGTTTAAAACTATAAGGTACTTACTTCCTCTCCGGCCAAGTCTTTTGAGTCTAACTGGTTGTTTGATTGCATCCGTCACTGAGAGCCAAGCGGTACTGAAAGCATGCTGAAAATAACATagtcttgtatttatttaaaaatagtttatattatatttagaacgATAAATTTACGTGCTACGCTACGTTATATAATAAAGTTGAAGAGCTGGTTGGTTTGATCAcgttaataacataaaacacTAATGTAATAAAAGTCTAATTGGAAAATTATATCAGTTAGTCGAATGAGAAATTTGCAAACGATTTCAATTAACCTATAAACTTATGAAAGATTCTATATAGAACTGATTAAATTACTCCTGGCCTTCATTTTTGTAAGAttaactaaatacatacttcCTTTTTACCTACCTGTttctctaaaatatattttttaagtaagtcatttttgcataagttattggcttattattttacattatttcggCCAACGGATAATCAGTCAAAACAAAACCATGTCATTCTATTGtgtataacattaaaaataaacaatgtatgtGTCAATCAACAATGTTGTAATACAAAGGTTTTGTTAACAAGTGTTATCGTATTATGAAACCCAGTGATACAATGAAATTAGGCCTATTTTGTAACTTGTAGTCTAGTATACATTgctgtgtgtattaaaaaactTACAATACAGACTAAAATCGCATAAACTATGTCCCACAAACCCACTTATGTAGTTCTACGAGAGAACATCCGTTTATATTAAGTGCCGtgaattcaaataattattttggttttaacacaaaataaacatagtaaGGTTATAATCAAGCcagttaatctatactatctatactaatattataaagctgaagagtttgtttgtttgtttgtttgtttgaacgcgctaatctcaggatctactgatccgatttgaaaaattctttcagtgttagatagcccatttatcgaggaaggttataggctatataacattacgctacggccattaggagtggagtagcaacgaaaaatgttacaaaagcgtggaaaattatgtgacgcaagcgaagttgcgcgggtcagctagtaataaataaaagagaagAAAATTATTAGTACTAAATACTAGTTAAATtctgaaaattttatataacttcTCCATACAAAGTATTAACTAACTAGATCTTACTGTAATGAAAATACTGCTGACTAATGTTAGAAGATATTGAAGCATATTGCAAGTTTCATTTAGACTTACCCAGTATAACGCTCGGTTTTATTTCCTGGCCATAACAAAAGACAACTCagaaaattactatttaaatacaaaatttaaaaccaactatgtacaattatttatgaaatatttagaatacaaaacaaaagtagAACACCGTTTGCCATCTTTTAAAGACGATGCATGCATTTCAATTACATTTCCgcggatattttttttttaaatttagaaatttagacatcatatttttttacgcaataataataatacacaatcAAAGCATATAAAAACGTAACTGtagtaaaaactaaataatcgACTACCAACGATGCGAAAATTCCCAcgacattttaattaacaacagcTGAGTATAAAAAATTCAAACTCACACGAAACTCCCCCAAAATCTCGAAAACAACTCACCCCAACTTCTGAAGGGAGATTGGTTAAAAATGCAGCCAAATTTCCTTGGGTTTTATGCACAGAACACAGTACTATGAGACACAGTACGATCGCAGGCCTCATTTCACGTCCTCTCAAATGAACGTCGCGAAACAAACGGCTGAGAACAATGATATTTGATTGtgaatacttaaataaatataaggaaGTAGTTCTTCTAGATTGCTCTATTAACCGCGAGAATGTTCTACAATTAttacactaatgacttttcgaagttatgtgtagtATTAGCTTCTGTCGCCTAGTTTGACCGCGTAAAATgatgttttgccataaaaagtGTGCTAAGGTAAAAAGATTCAAATTTCATAGAATCCTCAGTAAATCAATTTTCtaagtattgtttttgaaaatatacttttgcaACTTTGAAACGGACAAATCGTTTTATGCCGTATCCTTTTCGAAATTacataagaatttaataaaattgtgaactTCTACGAAAAACACAGACTAGGCGAGTATTTCTCGAATTTGCTACGGTAATAATCCATTTTCCTACACTATTTTCCTTCTCCGAACAGATACGTCCAATCCTGCCATACACTTTGATGTCTCTCCATATTGCCCATACAAGTTATAAGGAAATGTAAGATATACCGCTGATTTCTGAGAGATCCTGAGTCGTTCTCGGGGGATTCATTGAGTTGTTTGATGATACTAATAGTTTCCTTGATGGACGGATGTCGGCGGTTTAAAAATAGATCGCTTTTGCTTTTTGTGTTGGACTCAATTTTTAAGATAAGAGCTGTGTGGTAAAGGAAAATAAGAACTAAATACTTTGTCTTTTAGATGTTCCTATACTTATGTTGATTCTAAAAATAGACTACGTTCAtagtttgtacgtttgtaaaagtctgcGACTCAAGAGTAATTTTTAAAGTGAGATTCGTCACTTTTGaggaaaaataatatagtaaacatGGCTATTAAAATACGAAGAGATAGTAATTTGTTGATGTATCTCCTGCTTGGTGGAATAGAAGAACTCGCTCTATGTAATGAACTAAACTGTGGCCACTGTTGTTTCTCGTTACGTAGTATTTTATCgtataagtacattatttaccGATGCAGATAattgtaacataaatatttgtatctgGTCGTAATAAACCATTCACATAATCGTAAAtacaactaattttttcaatgcCAAATTATATGCCAAGAGATActtataaatttttaaaatatttccatttttcACGTATATTATCGTCATAGAAACTAAAGCActatgtgtatgtattttataacgACGAGACAATAAACGTCTAACAATACTTAGTTATGAGAGATTGCATTATATTGTTGAGAACTTAATGTAAACATGTATACCGAAGACTATTCTTGTACGCAGAAACATTCGAAAGTACATGTTTCGTTATTTACAGTTTTAGTCCCATGAAGGTAACAGTAGGTGagccaaactccggactactattgacaGTTAATAATCTACTAagaattagaaaagaccaataataCTTTGCCCGACTGGAAATTGAACCCGAGGCCGCATGATCAAATTTCAATTGCAAATtcaaaaatgtctttatttcgtaaactccgtatttgaaatagtcagcGGTCGTATACACTATTGCCTAGTTACAAGGCAAATTTGCAAGTATTATGCTTAAAAAAGTAAAGAAGTATAAATTcgtaatgaatttattttagacTTTTAGAAAGAGCTcaatttttttctcatatttgaATTGAAACTTGTTGAACTCGTTACTTCCAATTTTCCAAAGCATTACAGTATTCCTTGTATTATCATCTGAATAACACGCGCTATTATCTATTGTAATAACGTTTAACAATAACAGTTACATCCCTGTTATGACATTGTAACACTACGCACTTTGATTAGGTCAACATCAAACGTTCATTGTTACAAGATGTTTTATATTACAGTACACTACTGACCTAGAAATTAAACAAAGAACTACAGATGTAGTTTTTCTTAACCCAATTCTTAAGACATATTCAGTAACGCGATTTTCTgtagtactatcgagtatcgagagtatgacatttaaaattgactgaaaaataattaatacgtcGCCCGCTAGATTcactgatcaaattttcaatcaaaatttctaAAAGTGATAGATAATCGCGCTTCTAGAAATCGCATTAAAATCCGATCACGTCGGATTTGAGCTTATGTCAAATCGACCTCGTAAGTTCCAAACTACCGCATAAACCAACGTATGTTAATGTTAATGACAAactaattacattatttcaaactagctgactcgcgcaactccACTTGCGTCAtatagagagaatgggtcataatttccccgttttgtaacatttaatactgttactcttctcctattggtcgtagcgtgatgatatatagcctattgccttcctcgttaaatgggctatctaaaactgaaatattttttcaaatcggaccctgagattagcgcgttcaaacaaacaaactcttcagctttataatattagtatagatattttttgaaatttaaaagtaGAACTTTAACGTTAGCTGAGTTCTTATTCAACTGTCAGAACTGAGCCAGGTGTCCTCTATACCTAAACAATAAGTCGGTTCTGATAGTTAAACAGTCATGAGAGTTGGACTGTCTGACTGTCCGACTGAGTCTTGAAGGAACGAATCATGGTAGAAATCAAACAGTTATCAATAAACAATCATTAATACCTATCACACttaatcaaattcaaaatacttGAATAGAAACGTGTCTCAAGAGGCCACAGAGAAGTTATTGCAATGTGTACAGTACATCGACGTGTGGAGTGACGCGACGGTTTCTCAGTTGGTAAGTCGGAGTGTCGCCTACACTACTTCAGTGAGAGTTGCGCTGACTCATGGTTGGAGGCACACTGAGGGATAGAAATATTTGTAAGCTTTATATCAAAATAGCGGCAATTATCTTGAAAAAATTCGTAGAAACactattatttatctatttaaacagttatttttatatgagtttaaacgctattgaatagataaactactgcctAAAGTTCCTCAGAACCAGGGGTTAGTTTGTAATTAACCGATTCGTTGCGACTTGCGTTTTCGTAAACTTCTAGCTGTGGcggcaaacaaatatttcgtgATACGCCTGTCGGGCCAACCGCCAAAGAAGTTGATGACTCAATTTGAGCGagttatatgatatttaaaaaagacacgcCTCTCGTGTCATACGCCATATATAAAAGAATTGAATGGCACGCCTGTCGTGCCATCCGCAACGAATCGGTTAATTGTTGTATTTCGgatgaaaataaattagtattaaatataacaacTATACTTGGATACACAATTATTATGGGCAAGTATGGGCTCCATTAATAGCATGTCAAGTTGTTGGACTATTGCCTAGAATGATaaaatgatcgtgtgtgagtaGTAAATAGATAACGAAGGTTAgttgtaaaaattgtttaacgtTTAACCGGAAACATGACATTGACAATGACTTCAACAATTGCAATGAATCTTTAAACTATAATGAACATAAACAATCTTTGTTAATTTTCAAACAACTTTTAACTACGAAAACGTTACGTTACGAACATTTTTGAAACCAACacagaaataataaacatattcaCAACATTTCTTCTCTCACTGCACCTCCATCTCAAAGTAAAGTTGCCCTTAACTACTCGGGAGGTGACTCTCAGTTTTGTGCGGCCGCAGTGAAAAGGCGATATTTCCCCTAACACCGACGAATGAAAAACTCAGTTATTATGACCCACTCGACAAATGGGACTGCAACAAAATGTACTACAAGTTTTCGTTTCGTGTACTTTTTTCTTTGGAATTGAAATTTGTGTTTTTGTAGAAAGTTTTACGACaattttgaggttataaatGTGAAcgttttttcctttttttgtttcaaaatggaTTGTAATACCTATGAGTATTTTCTCTGAAATCTGGTTATAAAAAAGGTTGACAGACGTACATattagttgttaatttatttgctGAAAACcatttgcattaaaataaactcgaaaACATACCAGTGCAAATATTTGccagtttt
Above is a genomic segment from Anticarsia gemmatalis isolate Benzon Research Colony breed Stoneville strain chromosome 8, ilAntGemm2 primary, whole genome shotgun sequence containing:
- the LOC142975019 gene encoding uncharacterized protein LOC142975019 isoform X1 is translated as MRPAIVLCLIVLCSVHKTQGNLAAFLTNLPSEVGDAFEQSWLNIKSAILLGLNIVGNRQTKKLKKYPFKWLSVKLTTPYQKLRPMIITIPVLVSPRPLYQDIWRMGPLLTEKTAEKILRKPVTPLIKLRSSKTEKNKNQTRNVRFLQYAPSTSTARSKKKRSPLHEFHIDKFVIRLFYQLNIF
- the LOC142975019 gene encoding uncharacterized protein LOC142975019 isoform X2, with the translated sequence MRPAIVLCLIVLCSVHKTQGNLAAFLTNLPSEVGHAFSTAWLSVTDAIKQPVRLKRLGRRGKRKSTRATSAETMITSTTTTEEVLRAETPLPAGKKLELPLLLAPRFSNIDSWRHMQKPQFAVNRLSTEAPQLEGSTTLRTHLADSKFFGPLLFV